The window GCGCCGGGACGACGGCGTCGTCAGCGTTCTGGCGGGCAGCCATGACCTGAGGGACTACGGCGGCGCCATGGCCGTCGCGACCGCGGCCGGCAAGGTGATCATCCGCGACGACCTCGGCGCCGATCCCGACCTTTCGGACGAGGAGCGCGAGCGCTTCCGCAGCATCGGCGTCGCGGCCAACCTCGTGGTTCCCATCGCGCGCGAAGGCCGGGCCTTCGCGCTTGTCTTCGTGCACGCGGATCGCCCGCGCCGCTGGCGCAGCCGCGAGATTGCGACGCTGCGAGACGCCGTGGACCGGATGTCGCTCGCCTACGAACGGGCGCTCGCGACGCACCGGATGGAGCAGAGCGAACGCCGTTTCGCGACGCTGTTCAGCCAGACCGCGGTCGGTTTCACCGAGATCGATCTCGAAGGCCGCGTGATGCGCGTGAACGAGAGCATGCGCCGTCTTCTCGGCCGCGGCGACGAGGTGCAGGGCCTCCCGATCGAGCAACTGCTGCATCCGCTCGATCGGGAGAAGTGGCGCCGGCTGCTGGCGCAGAACGCGCGCGACGGCGAGTCCTTCGGGATCGAGAAGCGCTATCTGCGGCCGGACGGCTCGGAGGTGTGGGCGGTCTCGACGGTCACGCGCCTCATGGGCGAGGGCGGCGCGCCCGGCGAGTTTTTCATTGTCACGATCGACGTCAGCGAACGCCGCGAGGCCGAGCGGCTCCGCGGCCTTCTCGTCGCGGAGCTGAACCATCGCGTCCGCAACAACATCGTCACGGTGCAGTCGCTGGTGCGGCACAGCCGGATGAACGCGGTCACGCCGCAGGAGTTCGAGACCGCGCTCGACGCGCGGCTGGCAGCGCTCGCCCGGGCGCACGATCTGCTGATGCGCGAGACCTGGACGGCGGCGTCCCTGGGCGAGCTCGTGGTGGACACGCTCGCGCCCTACGCCCTCGGACGCGAGGGCCGCGTGCGCTCGCAGGGACCGACGATCCTGCTCGCGCCCACCGCCGCCGTGACGCTGAACATGGCCCTGCACGAACTCGCGACCAACGCCGCCAAGTTCGGCGCGCTGTCGAACGAAGAAGGCCGCGTGAACGTGTCCTGGAGCGTCAAACAGTCCGCGATCGACCTGGTCTGGCGCGAGTCCGGCGGCCCGGCCGTCGCGCCCCCGCAGCGCCGCGGATTCGGCCGCCGCCTGATCGAGCGCGGCGCCACGCAGGAACTTGGCGGCGCCGTGACGCTTTCCTTTGCTCCGGGCGGCGTTACGTGCGCCTTTCGCATTCCCTTGTCACAAAAGGTGATGGCCCCATGATTGTCGCGCCGTCGCCCCGAGCTTGCGTCGATCGATGACAGACCAGTCCCTTTCCGGCCTCCGCATTCTCGTCGTCGAAGACGAGGCCATGATCTCCATGCTGATCGAAGACATGCTGCTTGATTGCGGCGCGACGGTCGTCGGCCCGGCCGGCAGCGTCGCGCAGGCGATGAAGGCGCTGGAGGGTCAGGACATCGACGGCGCGCTGCTCGACGTCAACCTCGGTGGCGAGAAGAGCTTTCCCATCGCCGACGCCCTCACCGAACGCGGCGTCAAATTCGTGTTTTCGACCGGCTACGGCGAAGCCGGCGTGATCGACCGCTACCCCAACGCGCGGACGTTGCAGAAGCCGTTCATGCCGGCCGATCTCGAGCGCGCGCTCGCCCATCTCGCCCCGGAACGGTAGCTCTGGGATGTGGCGGCGTCGTAGGCTTTGACGACCCGCCGGCCGCAGCCGAGACTGCGGTGCGCGTCGGTGTTTCCCTGCTTGGAGGGGGCTGGCCAGCTGCGGCGCACTGTCGCTATAGTGCATACACACATCTCGGACCGAGAGACGCTATGCCGAGCTACAAGGCGCCCGTCGAGGACACGCTCTTCCTGCTCTACGACGTGCTGGGCTTCGAACGGCACGCCAACCTGCCCGGCTTCGCGGACGCCTCGCGCGACGTTGTCGAAGCGGTGCTGCGGGAGACGGCGAAGCTCGCGGAGGACGCGTTCCAGCCGGTGAACCGGACCGGCGACCTCCAGGGCTGCGTGCGCGCCGACGACAGCTCGGTCGCCACCCCGAACGGCTTCAAGGCCGCCTACGACGCCTTCGCCGAGGGCGGATGGATCGGGCTCTCGGCCGATCCCGAGTACGGCGGCCAGGGCCTGCCGCACACGCTCGCCGCCATCGTCAACGAATACGTCTCCGCCGCTAACATGGCGCTCGCGATGTATCCGGGGCTGACCCAGGGCGCGATCGCGGCGCTGACGCTGCACGGCGCGGACGCGCTGAAGCGCACCTACCTGCCGAAGATGATCGCCGGGGAATGGACCGGCACCATGAACCTGACGGAGCCGCACTGCGGCACCGACCTCGGGCTGATCAAGACCAAGGCGGTCCCGAACGGCGACGGCTCCTACCGCATCACCGGAACCAAGATCTTCATCTCGGCGGGCGAGCACGACCTGACCGAGAACATCGTCCACCTGGTGCTGGCGCGCATTGAGGGCGCGCCCGAGGGCACAAAGGGCATCTCGCTGTTCGTCGTGCCGAAGCTGCTCGTCAACCCCGACGGCTCGCTCGGCGCGCGCAACCCCGTTTCCTGCGGGTCGCTCGAGCACAAGATGGGCATCCACGGCAACGCCACCTGCGTGATGAACTACGACGGCGCGATCGGCTGGCTGGTGGGCGTCGAGCACCGCGGGCTGCCGGCCATGTTCACCATGATGAACGAGGCGCGGCTTGGCGTCGGAATCCAGGGCCTCGCCCAGTCCGAGGTCGCCTACCAGAACGCCGCGGCCTACGCGAAGGATCGCCGGCAGGGTCGCGCGCTCACCGGGCCTCAGGACGCGACGAAGCCCGCCGACCCCATCATCGTCCACCCCGACGTCCGCCGCACCCTGCTGTCGATCAAGGCCTTCAACGAGGCCGCCCGCGCCCTGATCCTGTGGACCTCGCTCAAGGGCGACGTCGGCCACGCCAGCGACGACCCGAAGGACAAACAGACCGGCGACGACCTGATGGGCCTGCTCACCCCCGTCATCAAGGGCGTGATCACCGACGTCGGCTTCGACAACGCGGTGAAGGCGCAGCAGATGTTCGGCGGGCATGGCTACGTCGCCGAATGGGGCATGGAGCAGTTCGTCCGCGACGCCCGGATCGCCATGATCTACGAGGGCGCGAACGGCGTGCAGGCCATGGACCTCGTCGGCCGCAAGCTCGGCCGCGACGGCGGCCGCGCCATCATGGCGCTGTTCAAGGAGATCGACGGCTTCCTTGCCGCCAACGCCGCCGACGACGACGACGGCATGAAGCCCTTCCTCGATCCGCTGAAGAAGGCGCGTGGCGACCTGCAGTCCGCGACCATGTGGTTCATGGCCAACGCCATGGCGAAGCCGGACAACGCGGGCGCCGGCGCGACCGACTTCATGCACCTGATGGGCCTGACCGCGCTCGGCTACATGTGGGCGAAGATCGCCCGCGCCGCGCTCGACAGGAAGGCAAGCGGCGCCGTCGACGCCGCGGCGATGGACGTGAAGCTGACGACCGGCCGCTTCTTCATGGAGCGCTGCCTGCCGGAAACCGGCGCCCGCTTGGCCGCGATCTCGGCCGGCGCCGACACGGTGATGGCGCTGCCGGCGGAGGCGTTCTGACGAGCAAGCGTCATCCCGGACGGCCATAAGGCCGAGCCGGGATCGTA is drawn from Methylopila sp. 73B and contains these coding sequences:
- a CDS encoding acyl-CoA dehydrogenase C-terminal domain-containing protein — encoded protein: MPSYKAPVEDTLFLLYDVLGFERHANLPGFADASRDVVEAVLRETAKLAEDAFQPVNRTGDLQGCVRADDSSVATPNGFKAAYDAFAEGGWIGLSADPEYGGQGLPHTLAAIVNEYVSAANMALAMYPGLTQGAIAALTLHGADALKRTYLPKMIAGEWTGTMNLTEPHCGTDLGLIKTKAVPNGDGSYRITGTKIFISAGEHDLTENIVHLVLARIEGAPEGTKGISLFVVPKLLVNPDGSLGARNPVSCGSLEHKMGIHGNATCVMNYDGAIGWLVGVEHRGLPAMFTMMNEARLGVGIQGLAQSEVAYQNAAAYAKDRRQGRALTGPQDATKPADPIIVHPDVRRTLLSIKAFNEAARALILWTSLKGDVGHASDDPKDKQTGDDLMGLLTPVIKGVITDVGFDNAVKAQQMFGGHGYVAEWGMEQFVRDARIAMIYEGANGVQAMDLVGRKLGRDGGRAIMALFKEIDGFLAANAADDDDGMKPFLDPLKKARGDLQSATMWFMANAMAKPDNAGAGATDFMHLMGLTALGYMWAKIARAALDRKASGAVDAAAMDVKLTTGRFFMERCLPETGARLAAISAGADTVMALPAEAF
- a CDS encoding response regulator, yielding MTDQSLSGLRILVVEDEAMISMLIEDMLLDCGATVVGPAGSVAQAMKALEGQDIDGALLDVNLGGEKSFPIADALTERGVKFVFSTGYGEAGVIDRYPNARTLQKPFMPADLERALAHLAPER
- a CDS encoding HWE histidine kinase domain-containing protein → MLSGGGEMAGRIEAHDWSSTPLGPIHSWPTSLKVAVGICLQSSFPAAIYWGDDLRLIYNDAWSPIPAERHPWALGRPGAEVWSDIWGVVGQQLQDVVDASKGFVAYDQMLRMRRQGVVEDTHWNYSFTPILGDDGRVWGVFNQGHETTDRVLHARAQDFLIQISDRLRSATEGGRPPTDVLDTTVAALGGYFNAARCGYCEIEDGRVCTVRAEWRRDDGVVSVLAGSHDLRDYGGAMAVATAAGKVIIRDDLGADPDLSDEERERFRSIGVAANLVVPIAREGRAFALVFVHADRPRRWRSREIATLRDAVDRMSLAYERALATHRMEQSERRFATLFSQTAVGFTEIDLEGRVMRVNESMRRLLGRGDEVQGLPIEQLLHPLDREKWRRLLAQNARDGESFGIEKRYLRPDGSEVWAVSTVTRLMGEGGAPGEFFIVTIDVSERREAERLRGLLVAELNHRVRNNIVTVQSLVRHSRMNAVTPQEFETALDARLAALARAHDLLMRETWTAASLGELVVDTLAPYALGREGRVRSQGPTILLAPTAAVTLNMALHELATNAAKFGALSNEEGRVNVSWSVKQSAIDLVWRESGGPAVAPPQRRGFGRRLIERGATQELGGAVTLSFAPGGVTCAFRIPLSQKVMAP